The following coding sequences lie in one Syngnathoides biaculeatus isolate LvHL_M chromosome 16, ASM1980259v1, whole genome shotgun sequence genomic window:
- the hoatz gene encoding cilia- and flagella-associated protein HOATZ, whose amino-acid sequence MSAPPERNRDGSIDVLTVFSGSSPEDVSHARQLWRSLCMPTPLESRLVSADIPQRLPVSRPERSVHSGPPPPRAQPPTLNAAQQREDERQRYLSMAAQRKETLALLRRQREQRIQKELLSAAFKPKAPGDKTPRENTTDLNMEEEMVRQLD is encoded by the coding sequence ATGTCGGCCCCTCCGGAGCGTAACCGCGACGGTTCCATCGACGTCCTGACCGTCTTCAGCGGCTCCTCCCCGGAGGACGTGTCCCACGCCCGGCAGCTGTGGCGCTCTCTGTGCATGCCGACGCCGCTCGAGTCCCGCCTGGTGTCGGCGGACATCCCCCAGAGGTTGCCCGTGTCTCGGCCGGAGCGAAGCGTCCACTCGGGGCCGCCTCCCCCTCGCGCGCAGCCGCCTACTCTGAACGCCGCACAGCAGCGGGAAGACGAACGGCAGCGGTACCTGTCCATGGCGGCCCAGAGGAAGGAGACGCTGGCCCTGCTGCGCCGGCAGAGGGAGCAGAGGATCCAGAAGGAGCTCCTCTCTGCGGCCTTTAAACCCAAAGCGCCCGGGGACAAAACCCCCAGAGAGAACACGACCGACCTGAACATGGAGGAGGAGATGGTCAGGCAACTGGACTGA